Proteins encoded within one genomic window of Fragaria vesca subsp. vesca linkage group LG1, FraVesHawaii_1.0, whole genome shotgun sequence:
- the LOC101294805 gene encoding uncharacterized protein LOC101294805: protein MTEVGEDLVEKILATLPPKALMRFKCASKRWYPLINNPSIASVLGDHKLERRDNFSVANFSPLTDSLSSPSIMDLEWNSYSIWAIPMAEVSLRIKKVMEGLKTEFGGPEIEPHIPVIGSICTTDEDVLDEFRSLCSKNFHAYQAKVSLVVTTNFYHQCVSLLIDTSSEASSQMVDHI, encoded by the exons ATGACAGAGGTTGGTGAAGATCTGGTGGAGAAAATCTTGGCAACTCTGCCTCCCAAGGCTCTGATGCGATTCAAATGCGCTTCTAAAAGGTGGTATCCACTGATCAACAATCCCAG TATAGCTTCAGTCTTGGGAGACCACAAGCTCGAGAGAAGAGATAATTTCAGTGTG GCAAACTTCTCTCCACTCACAGACTCTTTATCCAGTCCTTCAATAATGGATTTGGAATGGAACTCATATTCAATATGGGCAATCCCAATGGCTGAAGTGTCTCTCAGGATCAAGAAGGTGATGGAAGGTCTCAAAACCGAGTTTGGGGGGCCAGAGATCGAACCCCATATTCCTGTTATAGGATCTATTTGTACGACGGATGAAGATGTGCTCGACGAATTTAGATCTCTCTGTTCTAAAAATTTCCATGCCTACCAAGCAAAAGTTAGTCTGGTGGTTACCACAAATTTTTATCACCAATGTGTTTCTCTACTCATTGATACATCTTCAGAAGCAAGCAGTCAG ATGGTAGACCATATTTGA